CCGCGTCCGCCTTCGGGGACGGTGAAGTCTTCGCGGAGCCGTACGTGGAGCGGGGCCGGCACGTCGAGGTGCAGGTCATGGCGGACGCGTACGACACCGTGTGGGCCCTCGGGACCCGGGACTGCTCGCTCCAGCGCCGCCACCAGAAGGTCATCGAGGAGGCCCCGGCGCCCGGCCTGGACGACGCGCTGCGGACCCGGCTCCACGAGGCGGCGGTGACGGCCGCGCGGGCGGTCGGGTACCGGGGGGCGGGGACCGTGGAGTTCCTGGTCTCCGCCGGGGGCAGGCTGTACTTCCTGGAGATGAACACCCGCCTCCAGGTCGAACACCCGGTGACGGAGGCCGTGTTCGGGGTGGACCTGGTGGCGCTCCAACTGCGGGTGGCGGAGGGGGAGCCGCTGGACGTCGTGGTTCCCGCGGCCTCGGGACACGCCGTCGAGGCCCGGCTCTACGCCGAGGACCCCGCGCGCGACTGGCAGCCGCAGACCGGAGCGCTGCGCACACTGGAGGTGCCGGACGGGCCAGGCCTGCGCCTGGACACCGGATACACCGGCGGCGACACCATCGGCGTCCACTACGACCCGATGCTGGCCAAGGTCATCGCCCACGCCCCGACGCGCACGGAGGCGGCACGCCTGCTGGCCGGGGCTCTGGAGCGTGCCCGTATCCACGGCCCGGTCACCAACAGGGCCCTTCTCGTGCGGTCGTTGCGCCACCCGGACTTCGTGGCGGCCCGCCTCGACACCGGCTTCTACGACCGGAACCTGGCCGACCTCACCGCCCCAGGGTCCGGCGACCCCGCCACGGCCGCCCTCGCCGCCGCCCTCGCGGAAGCCGTACGCGCCACGAGCGCCCCGGGCCCCGCCCCCACCCGCTTCGGTGCCTGGCGCAACGTCCCCTCGCAGCCCCAGGCCAAGCGCTACCGCAGCGAACCGGACGGCACCGAGCACGAGATCGCCTACCGCACCCCGCGCACCGGCATCCCGGAACCGCACGACGCCCCCGGCGTCCGGGTCCTGACCGCCACCCCGGACCACGTCACCCTCGAACTCGACCGCCTCACACGGCACTTCACGATCACCACCGAGCGCGACCGCCTCTACGTGGACACCGCCGGAGCCTCGTACACCTTCACCGCCCTGCCCCGCTTCACCGACCCCGCGACGCAGACCGACCCCGGCTCGCTCCTCGCCCCCATGCCCGGCACCGTCGTCCGCCTCGCGGAAGGGCTGGCGCCCGGGACCGTGGTCGAGGCCGGGCAACCGCTGATCTGGCTGGAGGCGATGAAGATGGAGCACCGCGTCCTCGCCCCCGCCTCCGGCACCCTCACCGCCCTGCACGCCGCCCCCGGCCACCAGGTCGAGGTGGGCGCCCTGCTCGCCGTGGTCCAGGAGGACCTGGGCCCCGCCCCCGTAACCGCATCCGTACCGGAGGAGAACGCATGAGCACCGTCCTCGAAACCGAAGAGCACCAGGCGCTGCGCGCCGCCGTCGCCGCCCTCGGAAAGCGCTACGGGCGCGACTACATGACCACCGTCATCCGCGAGGGCTCCCACACCCACGAGCTGTGGGCGGAGGCCGCCAAGCTCGGCTACCTCGGCGTGAACCTCCCCGAGGAGTACGGGGGCGGGGGCGGAGGTATGGCCGAACTGTCGATCGTGCTGGAGGAGTTGGGGGCTGCCGGCTCGCCGCTCCTCATGATGATCGTGTCCCCGGCGATCTGCGGCACGGTCATCGCCCGCTTCGGCACGGACGGGCAGAAGCGGCAGTGGCTGCCCGGCCTCGCCGACGGCACCCTCACCATGGCCTTCGGGATCACCGAACCCGACGCCGGGTCCAACTCCCACCGGATCACGACCACCGCCCGCCGCGACGGCGACGGCTGGGTCCTCACCGGCCGCAAGGTCTTCGTCTCCGGCGTCGACATAGCCGACGCGACCCTGATCGTGGGCCGCACCGAGGACGCCCGGTCGGGGAAGCTGAAGCCCTGTCTCTTCATCGTTCCGCGCGACGCCGAGGGCTTCGGGCGTCACCAGATCGACATGGAACTCCACGCCCCGGAGAAGCAGTTCGAGCTGGTCCTGGACGAGGTACGGCTGCCCGCCGACGCCCTGGTCGGCGACGAGGACGCGGGGCTGCTCCAGCTCTTCGCGGGGCTGAACCCCGAGCGGATCATGACGGCCGCGTTCGGGATCGGGATGGGCCGGTTCGCGCTCGGCAAGGCCGTCGAGTACGCCCGCACCCGCCAGGTCTGGAAGGCCCCGATCGGCGCCCACCAGGCCATCGCGCACCCGCTGGCCACCGCGCACATCGACCTGGAGCTGTCGCGCCTGATGATGCAGAAGGCCGCCCGGCTCTACGACGACGGCGACGACATCGGGGCGGGCGAGGCGGCGAACATGGCGAAATACGCGGCCGGCGAGGCGTGCGTGAAGGCGGTCGACCAGGCGGTGCACACGCTCGGCGGCAACGGGCTGACCCGCGAGTACGGGCTCGCCTCCCTGATCACCGCCTCCCGGGTGGCCCGGATCGCGCCGGTCAGCCGGGAGATGATCCTGAACTACGTCTCGCACCAGTCGCTCGGCCTGCCGAAGTCGTACTAGAACCCGCGGCGGACCGGACCCGTCCGACCTCTCCCCCTTTCCCGCCCCCAGGGGCGATTCTGACTCTCCACACCCGCACGGCGTCCCGCGCCGCCTCCCGGGCGGCGCGGGGCCACCGCGA
This DNA window, taken from Streptomyces griseus subsp. griseus, encodes the following:
- a CDS encoding acetyl/propionyl/methylcrotonyl-CoA carboxylase subunit alpha; translation: MTISTLLVANRGEIACRIFRTCRDLGITTVAVYSDADAAALHVREADLAVRLPGSAPADTYLRGDLVVAAALAAGADAVHPGYGFLSENAAFAAAVRDAGLTWIGPPVKAIELMASKTRAKELMAGAGVPLLAPVDPATATGDDLPLLLKAASGGGGRGMRIVRELDSLPAELLAAAAEAASAFGDGEVFAEPYVERGRHVEVQVMADAYDTVWALGTRDCSLQRRHQKVIEEAPAPGLDDALRTRLHEAAVTAARAVGYRGAGTVEFLVSAGGRLYFLEMNTRLQVEHPVTEAVFGVDLVALQLRVAEGEPLDVVVPAASGHAVEARLYAEDPARDWQPQTGALRTLEVPDGPGLRLDTGYTGGDTIGVHYDPMLAKVIAHAPTRTEAARLLAGALERARIHGPVTNRALLVRSLRHPDFVAARLDTGFYDRNLADLTAPGSGDPATAALAAALAEAVRATSAPGPAPTRFGAWRNVPSQPQAKRYRSEPDGTEHEIAYRTPRTGIPEPHDAPGVRVLTATPDHVTLELDRLTRHFTITTERDRLYVDTAGASYTFTALPRFTDPATQTDPGSLLAPMPGTVVRLAEGLAPGTVVEAGQPLIWLEAMKMEHRVLAPASGTLTALHAAPGHQVEVGALLAVVQEDLGPAPVTASVPEENA
- a CDS encoding acyl-CoA dehydrogenase family protein; translated protein: MSTVLETEEHQALRAAVAALGKRYGRDYMTTVIREGSHTHELWAEAAKLGYLGVNLPEEYGGGGGGMAELSIVLEELGAAGSPLLMMIVSPAICGTVIARFGTDGQKRQWLPGLADGTLTMAFGITEPDAGSNSHRITTTARRDGDGWVLTGRKVFVSGVDIADATLIVGRTEDARSGKLKPCLFIVPRDAEGFGRHQIDMELHAPEKQFELVLDEVRLPADALVGDEDAGLLQLFAGLNPERIMTAAFGIGMGRFALGKAVEYARTRQVWKAPIGAHQAIAHPLATAHIDLELSRLMMQKAARLYDDGDDIGAGEAANMAKYAAGEACVKAVDQAVHTLGGNGLTREYGLASLITASRVARIAPVSREMILNYVSHQSLGLPKSY